A window of the Vespa velutina chromosome 7, iVesVel2.1, whole genome shotgun sequence genome harbors these coding sequences:
- the LOC124950402 gene encoding nuclear pore complex protein Nup98-Nup96 isoform X1 has translation MFGQSGNTSFTGFNTATQSSPFGQSAFSKPITTSSFGMGTSQVFGSGNTSLFSSKPAGSSTSGLFGNTTTPPAFRQQTNAQPSFGGFGTTNTNTNLFGTQQNATPSLFGASTATSAFGQGNKTGGFSFNNPVSSNLFGQPQQPSQQVTPFGQTNATGNTNLFGTTGGFSNTPANTAMTGTVVKFTPVITTDSMTKNGTAHSISGRHCCIVAMKEYESKSYEELRFEDYSVGRKGPQGPQGPSTGLFGSTAQPSPFGNTAAGTSTAATGFSGMSGGFGSTSQSGSSSLFGKPMTNFGGQPATTANTFAFNSTTNTNLFGNNTQAKPFGTAAPTSLFQTSNANQTAGTGFGNINTTPNTGFGPAFGNPQPNQTIGLFSQNKSAFNIPSTSSGTGFTNFGQTSVSNSGTSLFNAKPAMSGFGTPSFGPTSAPLSFGSNTGFNTGQNSGNSLFNSSFKPAGQTPGFSFGSTGAPSTGLGTNTGLNLGGSSTLFGQQKPSGVFGNTGNTTTFNNPGSFGGSFSFGANNNTMSGQGTGLLSGLAPNQVKNSGTVPVHQQILALVSAPFGDSPLLKNLLPASGKTEELLKPTNAASKILSNPQYKVATNNKSPKIKTKIVSTTQLSKKSLFEGLEEEDPVLSEAFQPRPSAKRLVLRPKPITNSTTQSLNENSESHTKNDSTEERIDNSNVHNSSIEAIDKENKNLETNRQFSADRKSSTSWLKSSLPRKERILCDDELFEGQQSPFSETNNSQEIINNTITELNPHNSINNQTDTDLSNLTETPLSASLGDKSSIDLITQNTDTSQELDANSMSTSQNNWSTNLAKVTLQRVGYYTIPPLDKLDNYVCGETCVVPHFTVGRRGYGNVLFPESFDIYGLNLDEIVYFRHKEVIIYPDDEKKPPVGQGLNRKAQVTLERVWPHDKTRHEPITDPHRIEAMNYEAKLRKVSAKHDTNFLEYRPETGSWVFKVDHFSKYGLSDSDEDDNNVPPKSDVKKLKIANLQQKLPEKVEQQKSINKNATTTTENLKAGESRLSNLECDFLGTDPDSPTYRHHNDEKKLLISPTTAYARITGTDSHKLQLMKASFFDTAEEEMDQESVHDNLSVLPGKDLSNNFFNVGSKIDRHSVANIYTPILRSNFISSQTSLSTNEEQMIHETNIRSKSKLSNEITGAQTFVLAKPFPDPSIAPITKVMRCHSEVIPLSESILNKLHFRSAADFGIQMGRVFRSSWGMGLTLLSLSTQEQAAKIPLQNTFDQLGSYVCGRIPGDTTSMNVVQRLQILGGNGAEVEYIQMFKESIEGHLKIQLANCIMGQEGDCPTFNVATETASTTLSAHSKLAQELADQFSSDIMMVYTKTVFKLCVALWGDLPDINISTGNEKHHTVMVRKEAVGEWLQSVVKETVEQEIAEIDTDDKIILSLLTALRLEEACQIARKVGDHCLALLMAQLRSGLPVKEMVKQQLAVWQDLDVDENLSINRLKLFTLIAGEPLISSKHGTINTCEGLDWKRALAVHLWYLSSPTASITDVLDLYESSFNVDPTEAYSVIPEPEYRNNEYDPEANNKKSVHDLCFHILKLYCTGNHSLEKLLNPLTYTLDPFDYRLSWLMQQTLLSLGYSHLSEYVTSLTHINFATQLEGYGLWHWAIFVILHLRDAGRRRTAVLDLLARHVEIDDIPEYVKQEEFLKEELGIPSAWIHQAKAMKSRVSKRYGEAAWYFIQAEEWNMAHEIIIEHLAADAIINENYEYLQSLLNPLVPEECSNIISNWPNQGQLLWDYIEITTQIQNLLNSSDSCTINYKLELLKPRLTSLCSKIDQFPCLSAKHRLCQAEIAKRTLHVAKNLLILQANENNSMLKVLVYLISQLPLPEDYAQQELRPIINMCVNEAVSQKA, from the exons atgtTTGGACAATCTGGAAATACATCCTTCA ctGGTTTTAATACTGCTACACAAAGTAGTCCCTTTGGTCAATCAGCATTCAGTAAACCAATTACGACAAGTAGCTTTGGAATGGGTACATCTCAAGTCTTTGGCAGTGGTAATACTTCACTTTTTAGTTCAAAACCTGCTGGTTCTTCAACTAGTGGGTTATTTGGCAATACGACTACGCCACCAGCATTTAGACAACAAACTAACGCTCAGCCCTCTTTTGGAg GTTTTGGTACAACCAATACAAATACTAATCTGTTTGGTACACAACAAAATGCAACCCCAAGTCTTTTTGGAGCAAGTACAGCAACGTCTGCTTTTGGTCAAGGAAATAAAACAGGTGGATTCAGTTTTAACAATCCAGTTTCCAGTAATTTATTTGGTCAACCACAACAACCATCTCAACAAGTTACTCCTTTTGGTCAAACTAATGCAACTGGAAACACAAATCTCTTTGGTACAACTGGTG GTTTTAGTAATACACCTGCTAATACAGCTATGACAGGGACAGTGGTTAAATTTACACCTGTTATAACTACGGATTCTATGACAAAAAATGGTACAGCTCATAGTATATCTGGAAGACATTGTTGCATTGTTGCTATGAAGGAGTATGAGTCCAAATCGTATGAAGAATTACGTTTTGAAGATTATTCGGTTGGTCGAAAAGGTCCACAAGGTCCACAAG GACCAAGTACTGGGCTTTTTGGATCAACAGCACAACCATCTCCTTTTGGAAATACAGCAGCTGGCACTAGTACTGCAGCAACAG GTTTTAGTGGAATGAGTGGAGGTTTTGGAAGTACCAGTCAGTCTGGATCAAGTAGTCTTTTTGGTAAACCAATGACAAATTTTGGAGGGCAaccagcaacaacagcaaatACATTTGCATTTAATTCTACAACCAACACAAATCTTTTTGGCAATAATACACAAGCTAAACCTTTTGGCA CAGCTGCTCCAACATCACTTTTTCAAACCAGCAATGCTAATCAAACTGCTGGCACAGGTTTTGGCAACATTAATACTACACCTAATACAGGTTTTGGACCTGCATTTGGTAATCCTCAACCTAATCag ACAATTGGATTATTTAGTCAGAATAAGTCAGCATTTAATATACCTTCAACATCATCCGGAACTGGTTTTACAAATTTTGGACAAACATCTGTAAGTAACAGTGGGACATCTTTGTTTAATGCAAAACCTGCTATGAGTGGATTTGGAACTCCATCGTTTGGACCGACATCAGCACCTTTGAGCTTTGGATCTAATACAGGTTTCAATACAGGCCAAAATTCTGGGAATTCGCTATTTAATTCATCATTTAAACCTGCAGGACAAACTCCTGGTTTTTCTTTCGGCTCAACTGGAGCACCTTCTACGGGTCTTG gCACCAACACAGGCTTAAATTTGGGTGGTAGTTCAACCCTATTTGGCCAACAAAAGCCAAGTGGAGTTTTTGGAAATACAGGAAATACTACAACATTTAATAATCCTGGTTCATTTGGAggatctttttcctttggagcaaataataatacaatgtcTGGACAAGGAACTGGTTTACTCAGTGG ATTAGCACCAAACCAAGTAAAAAATTCTGGTACTGTTCCCGTACATCAACAAATTTTAGCATTGGTATCAGCACCTTTTGGTGATTCACCTTTATTGAAAAACCTATTACCA gCTTCTGGAAAAACAGAAGAGCTTTTAAAACCGACAAATGCAGCATCGAAGATATTGAGCAATCCACAGTACAAAGTCGCGACTAACAATAAATCaccaaaaattaaaacaaaaattgttaGCACTACTCAGTTATCGAAg aAATCATTGTTTGAGGGACTTGAAGAAGAAGACCCAGTATTGTCAGAGGCATTTCAACCGCGTCCTAGTGCTAAACGATTAGTATTACGACCAAAACCAATTACAAATTCTACAACGCAgtcattaaatgaaaattctgAATCTCATACAAAAAATGATAGCACGGAAGAGAGAATAGATAATTCCAATGTACACAATAGTAGTATTGAAGctattgataaagaaaataaaaatttagaaacgAATAGACAATTTTCAGCTGATAGAAAATCATCTACATCATG gtTGAAGTCATCACTTccacgaaaagaaagaatactaTGTGATGACGAATTATTCGAAGGACAACAGTCCCCATTTTCTGAAACTAATAATTCAcaagaaataattaacaatacgATAACTGAATTAAATCCTCataatagtataaataatcaaaCTGATACAGATTTATCTAATTTAACAGAGACGCCTCTGAGCGCATCATTGGGTGATAAAAGTTCCATTGATTTGATTACACAAAATACag ATACCAGTCAAGAATTAGATGCAAATTCAATGTCTACATCGCAAAATAATTGGTCTACTAATTTGGCCAAAGTAACACTCCAACGAGTGGGATATTATACAATTCCTCCGCTTgataaattagataattatGTTTGTGGAGAAACTTGTGTAGTACCTCACTTTACTGTAGGACGTAGGGGATATGGCAATGTACTTTTTCCAGAGTCGTTTGATATTTATGGCTTAAATTTAGACGAAATag tatatTTTCGGCACAAGGAAGTTATTATTTATCCGGATGATGAAAAGAAACCACCAGTTGGTCAAGGTTTAAATCGAAAAGCTCAAGTTACATTGGAGAGAGTATGGCCACATGATAAAACTCGGCATGAACCAATTACTGACCCACATAGAATAGAAGCCATGAATTATGAGGCAAAATTGCGTAAAGTATCAGCAAAACACGATACAAACTTTCTTGAATATCGTCCAGAAACTGGATCATGGGTATTTaag GtcgatcatttttcaaaatatggTTTAAGTGATTCGGatgaagatgataataatgtgcCACCTAAATCAGacgtgaaaaaattaaaaattgcaaATTTGCAACAAAAGTTACCTGAAAAAGTGGAACAACAAAAGTCTATa aataaaaatgccACCACCACGACAGAGAATCTAAAAGCAGGAGAGTCGCGACTTTCAAATTTGGAATGTGATTTTTTGGGTACGGATCCCGATTCTCCAACTTATA gACATCATAATgatgagaaaaaattattaatcagtCCTACAACAGCTTATGCACGTATTACTGGCACAGATTCtcataaattacaattaatgaaAGCAAGTTTTTTTGATACGGCCGAAGAAGAAATGGATCAag AATCAGTTCATGATAATTTATCAGTTTTACCAGGAAAAGAtctatcaaataatttttttaacgtgGGATCAAAAATCGATCGACACAGTGTTGCGAATATTTATACACCAATATTacgatcaaattttatatcttcacAAACTTCGTTATCAACGAATGAAGAACAAATGATACATGAAACAAATATTC gttcaaaatcaaaattatcaaatgaaattacTGGCGCTCAAACATTTGTTCTTGCAAAACCTTTTCCCGATCCTTCAATAGCACCAATAACCAAAGTAATGAGATGTCATTCAGAAGTGATTCCACTTTCAGAAtctattttgaataaattacaCTTTCGTAGTGCCGCAGATTttg gTATACAAATGGGTAGAGTATTCAGATCAAGTTGGGGTATGGGTTTGACATTACTTTCTTTAAGTACGCAAGAACAAGCAGCTAAAATACCATTGCAAAATACATTTGATCAGTTAGGATCTTATGTATGTGGTCGTATACCAGGTGATACAACTTCAATGAATGTTGTGCAACGTTTACAAATTTTGGGAGGTAATGGAGCAGAAGTTGAATATATTCAGATGTTTAag GAAAGTATAGAAggacatttaaaaattcagCTTGCTAATTGTATTATGGGACAGGAAGGAGATTGTCCAACTTTTAATGTAGCAACAGAAACAGCAAGTACTACTTTAAGTGCTCATAGCAAATTAGCTCAAGAACTAGCTGATCAATTTTCTTCAGATATTATGATGGTGTATACTAAAACAGTCTTCAAGTTATGTGTGGCACTTTGGGGAGATCTCCCTGACATAAACATATCCACTG gAAATGAAAAACATCATACTGTAATGGTAAGAAAGGAAGCTGTAGGGGAATGGCTCCAAAGTGTAGTTAAAGAAACTGTAGAGCAAGAAATTGCTGAGATTGATAcggatgataaaataatactttcgCTGCTTACtg cATTGAGGTTGGAAGAAGCATGTCAGATTGCTAGAAAAGTGGGAGATCACTGCTTAGCACTGTTAATGGCACAATTACGAAGTGGATTACCTGTAAAAGAAATGGTGAAACAACAACTTGCAGTATGGCAAGATTTGGATGTTGATGAAAATCTTTCTATCAATCGCTTAAAGTTATTTACTCTGATAGCCGGCGAACCTCTTATTTCTAGTAAACATGGTACCATCAATACTTGTGAAGGACTTGATTGGAAAAGAGCCTTAGCTGTTCACTTGTG GTATTTGTCTTCTCCAACTGCTTCAATAACAGATGTTTTGGATTTGTATGAATCATCATTCAATGTTGATCCAACTGAAGCATATTCAGTAATACCAGAGCCTGAATATAGAAACAATGAATATGATCCAGaagcaaataataaaaaatcagtGCATGATTTATGCTTTCATATATTGAAACTATATTGTACTGGAAATCATTCCTTGGAAAAACTTTTGAATCCATTAACATATACTCTAGATCCATTCGATTACAGACTTAG TTGGTTAATGCAACAGACATTACTTAGTTTGGGTTATTCACATCTTTCTGAGTACGTGACATCATTGACACATATCAATTTTGCAACTCAATTAGAGGGATATGGCTTATGGCATTGGgctatttttgtaatattacatttacgaGATGCTGGACGAAGACGTACTGCAGTATTAGATTTATTGGCAAGACATGTAGAAATAGATGACATTCCTGAATATGTTAAAcaagaagaatttttaaaagaagagtTAGGCATACCGTCAGCATGGATTCATCAAGCCAAAGCCATGAAAAGTCGTGTTAGTAAAAG ATATGGAGAAGCTGCATGGTATTTTATACAAGCTGAAGAGTGGAATATGGctcatgaaattattattgaacatTTAGCAGCTGATGCTATAATAAACG AAAATTATGAGTATCTTCAATCTTTGCTTAACCCATTGGTACCTGAAGAATGTAGCAATATAATTAGCAATTGGCCTAATCAAGGTCAATTACTTTGggattatatagaaataactACTCAAAtccaaaatttattaaattcttctgattcttgtacaataaattataagttGGAATTGCTAAAACCTAGATTGACATCATTATGTTCGAAAATAGATCAATTTCCTTGTTTGAGTGCTAAGCacag attGTGTCAAGCCGAAATTGCAAAAAGGACATTACATGTAGCTAAAAATTTGCTTATACTGCAagcaaacgaaaataattctatgcTAAAGGTATTAGTTTATCTAATCTCACAATTACCATTACCAGAAGATTATGCCCAACAAGAGTTGCGgcctattattaatatgtgtGTAAATGAAGCAGTTTCGCAAAAagcataa